The following proteins are encoded in a genomic region of Bacillus sp. BGMRC 2118:
- a CDS encoding competence protein ComG, translated as MEPKQMQFMQIAMKYLPEAKALLDETGIELDMTKLQPVMELLTKVMSDAYDLGKQEARQEEQV; from the coding sequence ATGGAGCCAAAACAAATGCAATTCATGCAAATTGCTATGAAATATTTACCTGAAGCAAAAGCTTTATTAGATGAAACAGGAATTGAACTGGATATGACCAAACTACAACCAGTAATGGAGTTATTAACGAAGGTTATGTCAGATGCATACGACCTAGGTAAGCAAGAAGCCCGTCAAGAGGAACAGGTATAA